From one Trifolium pratense cultivar HEN17-A07 linkage group LG1, ARS_RC_1.1, whole genome shotgun sequence genomic stretch:
- the LOC123920103 gene encoding protein decapping 5-like translates to MMAASDTASRSSSAADSYIGCLISLTSKSEIRYEGVLYNINTDESSIGLRNVISFGTEGRKKEGPQLPPGEKIYEYILFRGTDIKDLQVKSSPPVQPTAPTSTDPAIIQSQYPRLVTPSTSLPAASGSLTDASPPTTQLGHPGSNFQGPLYQPGGNVVSWGASSPAPNANGGGLAMPMYWQGYYGAPNGLPQLHQQSLLRPPPGLSMPSSMQQPMPSSMQQPMPSSMQQPMHSSVQQPMHSSVQQPMHSSVQQPMNSSVQQPMHSSVQQPMPSSVQQPMHSSVQQPMHSSVQQPMHSSMQQPLHFPNFSPSLPTGPSNFPEFPSAFLPVGTSSPNITSTSAPPLNLSTTILPSAPPATLVPETFQVSAPNKTPTVSLPAVTLSANFSSLAPFSNGGPDISAAAPLANKPNASSGPSLSYQTVPKQTTPSIVGSSNTIRTEPPVPSLVTPAQLLQSGQTVVASSKPLQTAHKDVEVVQVSSASPPEPSVPVTAESQPPILPLPVRPTQRPGGASTQTPHHGYGYRGRGRGGRGIGGFRPSERFTEDFDFTAMNEKFKKDEVWGHLGKSNKKDGEENASDEDGGQDEDDGDVPNLEVKPVYNKDDFFDSLSCNSLNNDPQNGRIRYSEQIKMDTETFGDFTRNRGGWGGRGPWRGGGGGRGRGGGYYGRGGGGGYGYAGRGRGGRGMSGGRY, encoded by the exons ATGATGGCCGCTTCGGACACTGCATCTCGTTCCAGTTCCGCGGCCGATTCCTACATTGGTTGCTTGATTAGTTTAACGTCAAAAAGTGAGATCAGATACGAAGGTGTTCTCTATAACATCAACACCGATGAGTCTAGTATTGGTCTCAGAAACG TGATCTCTTTTGGAACTGAAGGAAGGAAAAAGGAAGGTCCACAACTTCCTCCCGGTGAAAAGATCTATGAGTATATACTGTTCCGTGGGACGGACATCAAG GATTTACAGGTGAAATCTTCCCCACCTGTCCAGCCTACTGCACCAACAAGTACCGATCCAGCTATTATTCAG TCTCAGTATCCTCGCTTAGTCACACCCTCTACAAGTTTACCTGCTGCAAGTGGATCTTTGACTGATGCTAGTCCTCCTACAACACAGCTTGGACACCCAGGGTCAAATTTTCAAGGGCCTTTGTATCAACCTGGGGGAAATGTAGTGTCATGGGGAGCTTCTTCACCTGCTCCAAATGCAAATGGCGGTGGGCTTGCTATGCCAATGTACTGGCAAGGATATTATGGTGCCCCAAATGGGCTTCCTCAGTTACATCAGCAATCTTTGCTTCGACCTCCACCTGGCTTATCCATGCCTTCATCTATGCAGCAACCAATGCCTTCTTCTATGCAGCAGCCGATGCCTTCATCTATGCAGCAGCCGATGCATTCATCTGTGCAGCAGCCGATGCATTCATCTGTACAGCAGCCAATGCATTCATCTGTGCAGCAGCCGATGAATTCATCTGTTCAGCAGCCGATGCATTCATCTGTGCAGCAGCCGATGCCTTCATCTGTGCAGCAGCCAATGCATTCATCTGTGCAGCAGCCGATGCATTCATCTGTGCAGCAGCCGATGCATTCATCTATGCAGCAGCCGTTGCATTTTCCCAATTTTAGTCCCTCTTTACCAACCGGGCCTTCAAATTTTCCAGAATTCCCGTCAGCTTTCCTCCCTGTGGGCACTAGTTCCCCTAATATAACATCTACTTCTGCACCTCCATTGAATCTTTCAACAACAATTTTACCTTCAGCACCTCCGGCTACACTAGTTCCTGAAACTTTTCAAGTGTCAGCTCCAAACAAGACACCAACTGTGTCACTTCCTGCAGTCACACTAAGTGCTAACTTTTCATCGCTAGCTCCTTTTTCCAATGGTGGTCCCGATATAAGTGCTGCAGCACCATTGGCCAATAAACCTAATGCAAGTTCAGGTCCAAGTTTGTCATACCAAACTGTACCCAAGCAGACAACTCCTTCAATTGTTGGTTCTTCAAATACTATCCGCACAGAACCCCCAGTCCCTTCTCTGGTAACCCCAGCTCAATTATTGCAGTCTGGACAAACTGTAGTAGCTTCATCCAAGCCTTTACAAACAGCACATAAGGATGTTGAAGTGGTTCAGGTATCATCAGCATCGCCTCCAGAACCATCTGTGCCTGTCACTGCTGAGTCTCAGCCACCAATACTTCCATTGCCAGTACGGCCAACTCAAAGG CCCGGTGGAGCTTCTACCCAAACTCCTCATCATGGCTATGGTTATAGGGGACGCggaagaggaggaagaggaaTTGGG GGATTCCGCCCATCTGAGAGATTCACGGAGGACTTTGACTTCACAGCAATGAATGAGAAGTTCAAAAAGGATGAAGTATGGGGTCACCTAGGTAAAAGCAACAAGAAAGACGGGGAAGAAAATGCCAGTGATGAAGATGGCGGTCAAGATGAAGACGATGGCGATGTACCAAACTTGGAGGTTAAG CCTGTTTATAACAAGGATGATTTCTTTGACTCACTCTCGTGCAACTCGCTCAATAATGATCCACAAAATGGAAGGATTAGATATTCTGAACAAATCAAGATGGATACTGAG ACATTTGGTGATTTTACGAGAAACCGTGGTGGATGGGGTGGCCGTGGTCCATGGCGCGGTGGTGGCGGTGGACGTGGCCGAGGTGGTGGTTATTATGGtcgaggtggtggtggtggttatggCTATGCCGGAAGAGGAAGAGGGGGGCGTGGCATGTCTGGCGGTCGTTATTAG